A segment of the Odoribacter splanchnicus DSM 20712 genome:
TATTCGGACGCGATGTTGAGCGATTGTAAGTCGGAGGAAGAATTCAAACAGGTACTTGGGAAATTTTACACTTCTATACAAGGGGATATGAACCCGATTCTGCAGGAAATTGCCGGTTCGGACGATTATCTGGATGTGGCCGTTGTGAGAGATGTCCTGGTCAGTTGCTATAACTTGAAAGTTTTCGATTATCCGAAGTCCGCCCGCTTGGCAGAACTGGTCGAAGTACTGGAAAAAGGAGAAGAACTGGAAGGGGAACTGACGCCGGAAAAATACCGGGAATTGAAAAATTTTGCCGGTAAACTGAAATATAAAGATTTCAGCGAAGCTTATCTGGGGCGTTTGGAGCGCCGGGCGAAGTTGATGGAAGGACGTCCGGCTATCGATCTCGATCTTGTGACTTCCGAGGGTAAGAAAGGAAAACTGAGTGATTATAAAGGTAAACCGATGTATGTCGATTTTTGGGCGACCTGGTGTGGCCCTTGTATGGGAGAAATGCCCTATTTCAATGAATTGAGCAGTAAATACCCGAATGTACAGTTTATCGGAATCTCGGTGGATGAAAGTGAGAAAGCCTGGAAAAACTTTATCGGGCGGGGTAGTCATGGCGCTGTCAACGAACTGAACTGTCAGGACTCCCGCACTAAATCCGGTTGGGATATTACGGGCATTCCGCGTTTCTTGTTGATCGACGAACACTTCAATATCATTTCGGCCGATGCTCCCCGTCCTTCACAAAAAGAGATCATCGAGCCGATATTGAAAAAACTCAGTAAAAAATAATATTTACCGGCATCTTTCGAAACTAACGAATTCTTAGAAAATCGGGGGATTTGGGTTCGGATTGTAACTTTAAAAAATCTTTAAGTGATATTTTTATGGGATTTCCTGAAATATTTTCTAAGTTTGAAGAAATTATATAAATAATCTTTACTGCTATGTACGGAAAATTTCAAGATTTCTTAAAGGCTGAAATTCAGTCTATAAAAGATGCCGGTTTATATAAAACCGAGCGCCTGATCGCAACACCTCAGGATGCAGAAATCAAACTGACTACGGGCGAAACCGTATTGAACTTTTGTGCGAACAACTATTTGGGTCTTTCTTCCCATCCGCGAGTAATCGAAGGAGCCAAGAAAGCATTGGATGCCCGGGGATACGGCATGTCGTCTGTTCGTTTCATTTGCGGTACCCAGGATATTCACAAAGAGCTGGAAGCTAAAATCTCTAAATTCTTCGGGACCGAAGATACTATTTTATATGCTGCTTGTTTCGATGCCAACGGAGGTGTTTTCGAACCTTTGTTCGGTCAGGAAGACGCTATCATCTCCGATGAGTTGAATCATGCTTCTATCATCGACGGTGTTCGTTTATGTAAAGCGGTTCGTTACAGATACAAACATGCCAATATGGAAGATCTGGAAGAACAGCTCAAAATTTCTCAGGCTCAGCGTTTCCGGATTATCGTTACCGACGGAGTATTCTCTATGGACGGCGATATTGCCCGATTGAAAGAAATCTGTGATCTGGCAGAAAAATACAATGCCCTCGTAATGGTAGACGATAGCCATGCTGCCGGCTTTATCGGTAAAACAGGTCGTGGTTCTGCCGAATACAACGGCGTGATGGATCGTATCGACATTTTCACCGGTACGCTGGGAAAAGCACTGGGAGGAGCTATGGGAGGCTATACGACAGGTAAAAAAGAAGTGATTGAAATGTTACGTCAGCGGTCCAGACCTTACCTGTTCTCCAACTCTCTGTCTCCGGCTATTTGCGGGGCTTCTATCGCTGTATTCGATATGTTGACGGAAAGTACCGAATTGCGTGACCGTGTGATGAGCAATGCCGAATATTTCCGGGGTAAACTGAAAGAGGCCGGATTCGATATCAAACCTTCTGAATCGGCTATCGCTGCACTGATGCTTTATGATGCCGTATTGTCACAGCAGTTTGCTGCCGAGCTGCAGAAAGAACATATTTACGTTACCGGTTTCTATTATCCGGTCGTTCCGAAAGGACAGGCACGTATCCGTATCCAGTTGTCGGCTGCCCATACCCGTGAACAACTCGATCGTGCAATCGCAGCCTTTATCAAAATCGGTAAAAAATTGAATGTCATTCAATAAATTTTGTCTTCACACCCTTTCAGGAGTGGTTAGATTTCGGAAAGAGGTGTCGTTTGTGATGCCTCTTTTCTATTTATAAATTTTCTGGTCTGAATAAAATGAAAACTACTGCCCACTATTTAAAAATTTTTTGCTTTTTAGTACTTCCGATATTATCGTATGCTTGTCCGGCTCTGGCCGTCGGTTCCGGAAATGAAAACGAAGCTGTTGCCGGCGAAAATAAAGCGTTGAAAGAGAAAATGGTTCGTTTCTTTTTAAATTACCTGTCGGGTGATGAAACCTTATATCAAGACAATAAGCCGGTATCTTTGGCCGATATTGCCCGTCAGCGCCAGTTGGTTTGGGATGCGTGGGTAGAAGCGAACAATCGGTTTGACGAGCAAAAATTGATCGGACTCGGTAAATTGGAGCAGGAAAACTCCGGTAATTGGGATTTACCGGCAGAGCTCGAACCGCATGCTGTTATGCCCTATTATTGGGGATGTAAGGGAGAGCCCGGGCCTGAAGGGGGATACCCGCTTTACCTCTATATGCATGGTTCCGGTGATAAGGGCCAGGAGTGGGCAACCGGGATCTTACTTTGCCAAAAATTCGACGATGTTCCTTCGGCCTATTTTATACCCCAGATTCCCAATATGGGTAATTATTACCGCTGGTGGCAAAAATCAAAACAGTTTGCCTGGGAAAAGTTGTTACGCCTGGCTTTTGTTTCCGGAAATATCAACCCCGATAAAGTCTATTTTTTCGGTATATCCGAAGGGGGATACGGTAGCCAGCGTCTCGCCTCTTATTATGCCGATTATCTGGCCGGAGCAGGACCTATGGCCGGGGGAGAACCTTTGAAAAATGCACCTGTCGAAAACTGCCGGAATATTGCCTTTTCTTTTCTGACCGGAGCCGCAGATGCCGGTTTCTACCGGAATAAACTGACAACATATACTAAAAATGAATTTGAAAGATTAAAGAAATTGTATCCGGAAGATTATATCCATCGGATAGAACTGATTCCAGGGAGAGGACATGCTATCGATTATACGCTTACGACTCCCTGGTTGAAACAATATACCCGCA
Coding sequences within it:
- a CDS encoding TlpA family protein disulfide reductase — its product is MKSILIVCLCMWGLLVYGEKNNTVHLYGSLKEFKAAEVNMAPDGAAGEISDAGVIKISVDADGNFDLVLPLSKPAYFRIGRNTLYLTPGDELKVYLGTSQPQSTFEGKGMEANTYLKGRLFPKAGSFLSAGRNLRPTFEATKKTVDSLAALRMKELEELKNVSKEFKLLEKERIKADVANSYMSFAGYSDAMLSDCKSEEEFKQVLGKFYTSIQGDMNPILQEIAGSDDYLDVAVVRDVLVSCYNLKVFDYPKSARLAELVEVLEKGEELEGELTPEKYRELKNFAGKLKYKDFSEAYLGRLERRAKLMEGRPAIDLDLVTSEGKKGKLSDYKGKPMYVDFWATWCGPCMGEMPYFNELSSKYPNVQFIGISVDESEKAWKNFIGRGSHGAVNELNCQDSRTKSGWDITGIPRFLLIDEHFNIISADAPRPSQKEIIEPILKKLSKK
- the kbl gene encoding glycine C-acetyltransferase; the encoded protein is MYGKFQDFLKAEIQSIKDAGLYKTERLIATPQDAEIKLTTGETVLNFCANNYLGLSSHPRVIEGAKKALDARGYGMSSVRFICGTQDIHKELEAKISKFFGTEDTILYAACFDANGGVFEPLFGQEDAIISDELNHASIIDGVRLCKAVRYRYKHANMEDLEEQLKISQAQRFRIIVTDGVFSMDGDIARLKEICDLAEKYNALVMVDDSHAAGFIGKTGRGSAEYNGVMDRIDIFTGTLGKALGGAMGGYTTGKKEVIEMLRQRSRPYLFSNSLSPAICGASIAVFDMLTESTELRDRVMSNAEYFRGKLKEAGFDIKPSESAIAALMLYDAVLSQQFAAELQKEHIYVTGFYYPVVPKGQARIRIQLSAAHTREQLDRAIAAFIKIGKKLNVIQ
- a CDS encoding carboxylesterase family protein codes for the protein MKTTAHYLKIFCFLVLPILSYACPALAVGSGNENEAVAGENKALKEKMVRFFLNYLSGDETLYQDNKPVSLADIARQRQLVWDAWVEANNRFDEQKLIGLGKLEQENSGNWDLPAELEPHAVMPYYWGCKGEPGPEGGYPLYLYMHGSGDKGQEWATGILLCQKFDDVPSAYFIPQIPNMGNYYRWWQKSKQFAWEKLLRLAFVSGNINPDKVYFFGISEGGYGSQRLASYYADYLAGAGPMAGGEPLKNAPVENCRNIAFSFLTGAADAGFYRNKLTTYTKNEFERLKKLYPEDYIHRIELIPGRGHAIDYTLTTPWLKQYTRNPYPKNVNWENFEMDGMYRKGFYNLAVKERSNDDYSSRTYYELAIKENEISLKVDLVTYKTVETDPNWGIELKFEKDYRPATKGKVVIYLCPELVDLNKKITLIVNGKKAFQGKVKLGLEHMVNSCATFYDPARIYPAAIEVNIK